One window from the genome of Halonatronomonas betaini encodes:
- a CDS encoding HD-GYP domain-containing protein: MNKFDDIGFPLSLVIGDESDYLDKIERKTTSLSLIAQNEDLEVIHQEIVEDRIFMIKTEDDAFEFYFLLDGKVKSKDSEEILTKGNFISVNGEVDETYFKTLEKTELLIFTNSPVFNNAEKRFNELIALNEKVLNKDLETKEHCTRLHWLSLKTAELLGLRDKQLFNLSYASFLHDTGKIEIDSEILNKPGSLNDEEWQEMKTHCVKGKNIILKYLKEGHYKDVAEIVHQHHERYDGKGYPQGLKGDEIMIEAQILTVVDAYDAMTNERPYQDRLSREEALKELEECKGGQFSPEVVDAFYKAEKEYQRENIE; the protein is encoded by the coding sequence ATGAATAAATTTGATGATATAGGTTTTCCACTTTCTTTAGTTATTGGAGATGAAAGTGACTATTTAGATAAAATTGAAAGAAAAACAACAAGTTTATCTTTGATTGCTCAGAATGAAGATTTGGAAGTTATTCATCAAGAAATTGTTGAAGATAGAATATTTATGATTAAGACAGAAGATGATGCTTTTGAATTTTATTTTCTATTAGATGGCAAGGTAAAAAGCAAAGATAGTGAAGAAATTTTAACAAAAGGTAATTTCATATCAGTAAATGGTGAAGTAGATGAGACATATTTTAAAACACTAGAAAAAACAGAGTTATTAATATTTACTAATTCTCCAGTTTTTAATAATGCTGAAAAGAGATTTAATGAATTAATTGCTTTAAATGAGAAGGTTTTAAATAAGGATCTAGAGACTAAGGAACATTGTACTAGATTGCACTGGCTCTCATTAAAGACTGCTGAATTGTTAGGTTTAAGAGATAAACAGTTGTTTAATTTAAGTTATGCTTCATTTTTACATGATACTGGTAAAATTGAGATTGATTCAGAGATATTAAATAAACCAGGGAGTTTAAATGATGAAGAATGGCAGGAGATGAAGACCCATTGCGTAAAAGGCAAAAACATAATATTAAAATATTTAAAAGAAGGTCATTATAAAGATGTTGCAGAAATAGTACATCAACATCATGAGAGATATGATGGTAAAGGTTATCCCCAGGGATTAAAGGGTGACGAAATAATGATTGAAGCTCAAATATTAACTGTTGTAGATGCTTATGATGCCATGACCAATGAACGACCATACCAGGATAGGCTTAGCCGGGAAGAGGCATTAAAGGAGTTAGAAGAATGTAAAGGTGGACAGTTTTCACCTGAGGTCGTTGATGCCTTTTATAAGGCTGAAAAGGAATATCAGAGAGAAAATATTGAGTAA
- a CDS encoding YifB family Mg chelatase-like AAA ATPase: MPIAINSGTVFGIEAVPVGVEVDINRGLPAFVMVGLANQAVRESRERVRSALINSGFKYPTKRITINLAPADLKKEGPQFDLPIALGILAGDGVINEIPGDTYIIGELALNGEVQAIRGLMPLLELAERSGFKNFVFPAACKNEVKFKSRLKLFPVNDLFEAAELFQEDLNRLAGWEFKERFEDEGLIDVELADIRGQKAGRRAVEIAAAGRHNLILSGPPGTGKTLLARSIQGILPPLERGELKKVAAIGSAVGSPKVDRMAPWRAPHHSISRAGLVGGGSYPAPGEITLAHQGILFLDELPEFRRDMLELLRQPMEAGSISISRRDYKVDFPADFMLVAAMNPCPCGYNGSSWQECSCSRSMIERYQAKLSGPLLDRIDIQLELVDLKPDEMITAKYRAESSAEVRKRVIAAREIQLVRNKGWMNGGKIVDSNRNGVISNKGKLNSELSRKELEEVSPLGQAERRFLKEAILGLKLSARAVDKIYRLARTIADLAGIETIGIDELSEASLYRRKKFI, translated from the coding sequence ATGCCGATTGCAATTAATTCTGGAACTGTTTTTGGGATAGAGGCTGTGCCAGTTGGGGTGGAGGTTGATATAAATCGGGGTCTGCCGGCCTTTGTGATGGTTGGTCTGGCCAATCAGGCAGTCAGGGAATCCAGGGAGCGGGTTAGATCTGCCCTGATCAATAGTGGTTTTAAATACCCGACAAAGCGGATAACGATAAATCTGGCTCCAGCTGATTTAAAGAAGGAGGGGCCTCAATTTGACCTGCCGATTGCCCTGGGAATACTGGCAGGAGATGGGGTTATAAATGAGATCCCTGGAGATACTTATATTATTGGAGAGCTGGCTCTAAATGGCGAGGTGCAGGCAATCAGAGGATTAATGCCACTGCTAGAGCTGGCTGAAAGATCCGGGTTTAAAAACTTTGTATTTCCAGCAGCCTGTAAAAATGAGGTTAAATTTAAGAGTAGATTGAAGCTTTTTCCTGTGAATGATCTTTTCGAGGCGGCTGAATTGTTTCAGGAAGATTTAAATAGACTGGCTGGCTGGGAGTTTAAGGAGAGATTTGAGGATGAGGGGTTAATAGATGTTGAGCTGGCGGATATTAGAGGCCAGAAGGCCGGGCGGAGAGCAGTTGAGATTGCAGCTGCCGGTCGGCATAATCTGATTTTAAGCGGACCTCCCGGGACTGGCAAGACATTACTGGCCAGGAGTATTCAGGGGATTTTGCCTCCACTTGAGAGAGGTGAGTTAAAAAAGGTGGCTGCAATTGGTTCAGCTGTTGGCAGTCCTAAAGTTGATAGAATGGCGCCATGGCGGGCACCTCATCATTCTATATCCAGGGCCGGGCTGGTTGGTGGCGGTAGTTATCCGGCTCCTGGCGAGATAACATTGGCCCATCAGGGGATATTGTTTTTAGATGAGCTGCCAGAATTTAGACGAGATATGCTGGAATTATTGCGACAGCCGATGGAAGCCGGGAGTATCAGTATTTCCAGGCGGGATTATAAGGTGGACTTTCCAGCTGATTTTATGCTGGTTGCTGCAATGAACCCCTGCCCCTGTGGTTATAATGGTTCGAGCTGGCAGGAATGTAGCTGTAGCAGGAGTATGATTGAAAGGTATCAGGCTAAATTATCAGGTCCGCTCCTGGATAGGATTGATATTCAGCTGGAGTTAGTTGATTTGAAACCAGATGAGATGATAACAGCTAAATATAGGGCGGAATCGAGTGCAGAGGTAAGAAAACGGGTTATAGCTGCACGGGAGATCCAGCTGGTGAGGAATAAAGGCTGGATGAATGGTGGTAAGATAGTTGATAGTAATAGGAATGGGGTTATAAGTAATAAAGGCAAATTGAATTCTGAGTTATCGAGGAAAGAGCTGGAAGAGGTCTCGCCATTGGGCCAGGCTGAACGGAGATTTCTAAAGGAGGCGATATTAGGTTTAAAGTTATCAGCCAGGGCAGTTGATAAGATCTATCGGCTGGCCAGAACAATAGCTGACCTTGCCGGGATTGAGACGATTGGAATAGATGAATTATCTGAAGCCAGTTTATACAGGAGGAAGAAGTTTATATAA
- a CDS encoding YraN family protein, which yields MEEIGRKMLGNIGEEMAARYLEDNGYEIVERNYYCRQGELDLIARREIQDEADGRENETGGRELVFIEVKTISNLAFGAAEYRVDRRKQARIRYTAREYLASQDEYYEEIRFDGIFVFRRDDSWKINHIENAF from the coding sequence ATGGAGGAGATTGGGCGGAAGATGCTTGGAAATATAGGGGAAGAGATGGCTGCCAGGTATCTTGAAGATAATGGTTATGAGATAGTTGAGAGAAATTATTACTGTCGGCAGGGTGAGCTTGACTTGATTGCCAGGAGAGAGATTCAGGATGAGGCAGATGGCAGGGAAAATGAGACAGGAGGAAGAGAGCTGGTATTTATTGAGGTGAAGACGATTAGTAATCTGGCCTTTGGGGCTGCTGAATACAGGGTCGACAGGAGAAAACAGGCCAGGATTCGCTATACTGCCAGAGAATATCTGGCAAGTCAGGATGAATATTATGAAGAGATAAGATTTGATGGGATTTTTGTCTTCAGGCGGGATGATAGCTGGAAGATCAATCATATTGAGAATGCTTTCTAG
- a CDS encoding pyridoxal phosphate-dependent aminotransferase, with product MLTASDRVKNVAFAGNRIIFEKAKELERAGRRIIHMEVGRPDFDSPESVKDAAIEAIKDGKVHYTSNYGLDELRDKIAKKLVDENKIEAGRENIIVTPGAMMALSTAIFGTIDTGDEVLIPSPYYSSFYKQVQLAGGKPVVVPTTVEDDYQLSRELLEEYYTDKTKLLVLNSPNNPTGAIQSRESLDEIAEFAKDKDIFVISDECYEKFLYQGEHISIGSLPGMKERTLTVNSTSKTYSMTGWRIGFLAGPEQFIKEMVKVPQNMTICPTSFAQYGSLQAYDLSDEIVNERLKVFRERRDIVVDKLNELDMVELVPPAGGLYAFPKFVDIGMDAIELCDYLLEEAGIAVVPGGDFGIGAENSVRIAFTCSTDEVREGMGNLVEAVKKL from the coding sequence ATGTTAACTGCTTCTGATAGAGTTAAGAATGTTGCATTTGCAGGTAATAGGATTATATTTGAGAAGGCTAAAGAACTTGAACGGGCTGGCAGGAGAATAATTCATATGGAGGTTGGCAGGCCTGATTTTGATAGCCCGGAATCTGTTAAGGATGCTGCTATTGAGGCAATTAAAGATGGAAAAGTCCATTATACTTCAAATTATGGCTTAGATGAATTAAGGGATAAGATTGCTAAGAAATTAGTTGATGAAAATAAGATTGAAGCTGGCAGGGAGAATATAATTGTTACACCCGGGGCGATGATGGCTTTATCTACTGCTATTTTTGGAACTATAGATACCGGGGATGAAGTTTTGATACCATCACCATATTATTCTTCATTTTATAAGCAGGTTCAGCTGGCAGGAGGTAAACCAGTTGTTGTGCCGACGACTGTGGAGGATGATTACCAGTTAAGCAGAGAGCTCCTGGAAGAATATTATACAGATAAGACTAAATTACTGGTTTTAAATAGCCCGAATAACCCGACCGGGGCGATTCAATCCAGGGAGAGCCTTGATGAGATTGCTGAATTTGCAAAGGATAAAGATATCTTTGTGATCTCTGATGAATGTTATGAGAAGTTTCTGTATCAGGGTGAGCATATCAGTATTGGGAGCCTGCCTGGTATGAAAGAGAGGACATTAACTGTAAATAGTACATCGAAGACCTATTCGATGACTGGCTGGCGGATCGGATTTCTGGCCGGTCCTGAGCAGTTTATAAAAGAGATGGTTAAGGTGCCTCAGAATATGACAATCTGCCCGACATCCTTTGCTCAATACGGGAGTTTACAGGCCTATGATTTATCTGATGAGATAGTTAATGAGAGGTTAAAGGTATTTAGAGAGCGGAGAGATATTGTTGTTGATAAGTTAAATGAATTAGATATGGTTGAGCTGGTGCCGCCGGCTGGAGGTCTGTATGCCTTTCCTAAGTTTGTTGATATTGGCATGGATGCGATTGAGCTCTGTGATTATCTCCTGGAAGAGGCCGGGATTGCAGTTGTGCCTGGCGGAGATTTTGGGATAGGAGCTGAAAATTCAGTCAGGATTGCCTTTACCTGCAGTACTGATGAGGTTAGAGAGGGTATGGGTAATCTAGTTGAAGCTGTTAAAAAATTATAA
- a CDS encoding QueT transporter family protein, with protein sequence MTTKEITRGAMIAGLYLVVTYILAPISFGPLQFRAAEALTVLPILYPEAVPALFIGVLLANIIGGLGMVDIIGGSFVTLLAAYFTYQYRDTIIAYLSPIILNGLLVSAYLHLFFGVPYLVVVAQITVSQAVVVFGLGYPLIKFLRPKVKKIDFLKR encoded by the coding sequence ATGACAACGAAAGAGATAACACGAGGGGCTATGATTGCAGGGTTGTATCTTGTAGTTACTTATATTTTAGCTCCGATTAGTTTTGGCCCGCTGCAATTTAGGGCAGCTGAGGCATTAACAGTATTACCTATATTGTATCCTGAGGCAGTGCCGGCACTGTTTATTGGAGTTTTACTGGCCAATATTATTGGTGGGCTGGGAATGGTTGATATTATTGGCGGTAGTTTTGTAACTTTACTGGCAGCTTATTTTACATATCAGTATAGAGATACTATTATTGCCTATTTAAGTCCGATAATTTTAAATGGATTACTGGTTAGTGCTTATTTGCATTTATTCTTTGGGGTTCCGTATTTAGTTGTAGTTGCTCAAATTACAGTGAGTCAGGCTGTTGTTGTATTTGGTCTGGGATATCCATTGATTAAGTTTTTAAGGCCGAAAGTTAAAAAGATAGATTTTCTAAAAAGGTAA
- a CDS encoding MFS transporter: protein MTDSKMEKYRMLIWFILAMGYLIGFFHRYTLGIISDILAQEMDLTAVHLGAMTSMYFYAYGFLQAPVGILSDKFGVRIVTTVGLVSMGSGSIFFAISDGMIMASTGRLLIGIGAATFFVSILKMVAVWFPPEQFTKFTGWTALMGNIGALLATTPFSILVGYLTWRQSHVLFGVITYILAVLAWILVRNKPEDKGFEPVNDIEEEKRSLKEIILGMGGLIKSLEFWSYFIIIFTVLGGMMSLSGLWIVPYLTHVHELSRNMAANFAFLITSGGIVSALMLDFVEKRLGSKIRMLKLTSGVSALFWIYFVIIRRGYVPLWQLLGLLFIFGTVTLFVLVTFGNVKKLFPELKGSAMGLINLAPFLGTIIFNFLIGWRLDATWTGQMIDGSRIYTIQGYQQGFAFFLIFSVISFILTFQLKKIKK, encoded by the coding sequence TTGACTGATTCTAAAATGGAGAAATATAGAATGTTAATCTGGTTTATCCTTGCGATGGGCTATCTGATTGGATTTTTCCACCGGTATACACTGGGGATTATTTCTGATATCCTGGCCCAGGAGATGGATTTGACTGCTGTCCATTTAGGGGCAATGACCTCGATGTATTTTTATGCCTATGGATTTTTACAGGCCCCTGTTGGAATATTAAGCGATAAATTTGGGGTCAGGATTGTGACGACAGTGGGCCTGGTTTCAATGGGCAGTGGCTCAATCTTTTTTGCCATCTCTGATGGGATGATAATGGCCTCAACTGGCCGTTTATTAATTGGCATCGGTGCTGCGACATTTTTTGTATCGATTTTAAAGATGGTGGCTGTCTGGTTTCCGCCGGAGCAGTTTACTAAATTTACTGGCTGGACTGCACTGATGGGTAATATAGGTGCATTGCTGGCTACGACTCCATTTTCAATTTTAGTTGGATATTTAACCTGGAGGCAGTCCCATGTGTTATTTGGAGTTATAACATACATACTGGCAGTTTTAGCCTGGATTCTAGTCAGGAATAAGCCTGAAGATAAGGGATTTGAGCCTGTTAATGATATCGAGGAAGAAAAGCGAAGTTTAAAAGAGATAATTTTAGGCATGGGTGGTCTAATAAAGAGCCTGGAGTTCTGGTCATACTTTATAATAATATTTACAGTCTTAGGGGGAATGATGAGTCTGTCAGGTTTATGGATTGTTCCTTATCTTACCCATGTTCACGAACTTTCAAGGAATATGGCTGCTAATTTTGCATTTTTAATTACCAGTGGTGGCATTGTGAGTGCATTGATGTTAGATTTTGTAGAAAAGCGGTTAGGGAGCAAGATCAGGATGCTTAAACTTACTTCTGGTGTATCTGCTTTATTCTGGATATACTTTGTGATAATTAGAAGAGGCTATGTGCCGCTATGGCAGCTGTTAGGTCTATTATTTATCTTTGGTACTGTTACTCTATTTGTACTGGTTACATTTGGCAATGTTAAAAAGCTATTCCCTGAGTTAAAAGGGAGTGCTATGGGCTTAATTAATCTGGCCCCATTTTTAGGAACTATAATCTTTAACTTTTTGATTGGCTGGAGGTTGGATGCAACCTGGACCGGTCAGATGATTGATGGGAGCAGGATTTATACAATCCAGGGATATCAGCAGGGATTTGCATTTTTCCTGATATTTTCAGTGATATCATTTATTCTTACATTTCAGTTGAAGAAGATTAAGAAATAG
- a CDS encoding class I SAM-dependent methyltransferase, which yields MDKFHGWEYFFDKHAPEYMDNIFTENTEKEVDFLEEEFRLEKGDSILDVGCGTGRHSLELARRGYKVTGIDISEKMLARGREIADKENLEIEFIKANAVDFKLKKRYDSAVCLCEGAFGLLNIGEDPMERDIKILKNISNCLKPGGKFILTALNGLKKIREYNDEDVEAGRFDPVNVVEYFPAKEIIDEAPDDMILQEKGFLATELKLMHDAAGLAVENFWGGTAGDWNREVVKMDEMEIMVVSIKE from the coding sequence ATGGATAAATTTCATGGCTGGGAATATTTCTTTGATAAGCATGCTCCAGAATATATGGATAATATTTTTACTGAGAATACTGAAAAAGAAGTTGATTTTTTGGAAGAAGAATTTAGGTTGGAAAAAGGAGATTCTATATTGGATGTTGGCTGTGGAACTGGCAGGCATAGTCTTGAATTGGCCAGAAGAGGCTATAAAGTAACTGGAATTGATATTTCAGAGAAGATGCTTGCTAGAGGCAGGGAGATTGCTGATAAAGAAAATTTAGAGATTGAATTTATTAAAGCAAATGCTGTTGATTTTAAGTTGAAAAAACGGTATGATAGTGCTGTCTGTCTCTGTGAGGGAGCATTTGGTTTATTAAATATAGGTGAAGATCCGATGGAGAGAGATATTAAGATATTAAAAAATATCTCCAACTGTCTAAAACCTGGTGGAAAGTTTATACTTACTGCCTTAAACGGCCTGAAAAAGATTAGAGAGTATAATGATGAGGATGTTGAAGCTGGCAGGTTTGATCCGGTAAATGTTGTTGAATATTTTCCAGCTAAAGAAATTATCGATGAGGCTCCAGATGATATGATCCTGCAGGAGAAAGGTTTTCTGGCCACTGAGCTGAAATTAATGCATGATGCTGCCGGGCTGGCTGTTGAGAATTTCTGGGGCGGTACTGCAGGTGACTGGAACCGGGAGGTTGTAAAGATGGATGAAATGGAGATAATGGTTGTAAGTATCAAGGAGTGA
- a CDS encoding formate/nitrite transporter family protein, with product MEKSLLSPTEIIESTIEVGMKKVRRNTSQMFLLGVLAGIFIAFGGYLSTVVIHDFPIASNGLKSLLQGAIFPVGLILVVVAGAELFTGNNLIFIGALEGKVSKSELLKNWGLIYFGNFVGSVVFAWLIYQAGLFNTSGGELGAAHVSIAAGKASLTFGQAFFQGVLCNIAVCLAVWMAIGAKDMVGKSIAAWVPVMAFVTGSFEHSIANMYYFPAAIMARQEAAVAAIIGNEGLAGVSWTGLLYNLVPVTFGNIVGGAFLVGGAYWLVFLRKPKAIKRKLKRIRKTA from the coding sequence ATGGAGAAAAGTTTATTAAGTCCGACAGAGATTATTGAATCGACAATTGAAGTAGGTATGAAAAAAGTAAGAAGAAATACATCGCAAATGTTTTTATTAGGTGTGCTTGCAGGAATATTTATTGCTTTTGGTGGTTATCTATCAACAGTTGTAATTCATGATTTTCCAATTGCAAGTAATGGTTTAAAGAGTTTATTACAGGGGGCTATCTTCCCTGTTGGCTTGATTTTAGTTGTTGTTGCCGGCGCTGAATTATTTACTGGAAACAACTTAATCTTTATTGGTGCCCTGGAGGGTAAAGTTAGTAAGTCGGAATTACTTAAGAACTGGGGATTAATATATTTCGGTAATTTTGTTGGTTCAGTTGTATTTGCCTGGTTAATCTATCAGGCTGGATTGTTTAATACATCTGGTGGAGAGTTAGGTGCAGCCCATGTTAGTATAGCTGCTGGCAAGGCAAGTCTGACATTTGGCCAGGCATTTTTCCAGGGTGTTTTATGCAATATAGCAGTCTGCCTGGCTGTCTGGATGGCAATTGGAGCAAAGGATATGGTCGGCAAATCAATTGCGGCCTGGGTTCCAGTTATGGCCTTTGTTACAGGTAGTTTTGAACACAGTATTGCCAATATGTATTATTTTCCGGCAGCGATTATGGCCAGACAGGAAGCTGCAGTTGCAGCAATTATTGGTAACGAGGGGCTGGCCGGGGTTAGCTGGACAGGATTATTATATAACCTGGTTCCTGTAACATTTGGCAATATAGTTGGAGGAGCTTTCCTGGTTGGCGGTGCATACTGGCTGGTATTTTTAAGAAAGCCAAAAGCTATAAAACGGAAGTTAAAAAGAATCAGAAAAACTGCTTAG
- a CDS encoding DMT family transporter, whose amino-acid sequence MVEGLIYSFVAGLFIVLQSVFNARLGETVGTWPSNVFVHGSGFLFALFVLMMISRQVQFENFREVPPYYLLGGVFGAIIIFSVMQGISILGVSYAITIIIVTQVVGGFIIDYFGLFGEAIATVNLSKVIGLILMIVGLIMYQLS is encoded by the coding sequence ATGGTTGAAGGTTTAATATATTCATTTGTTGCAGGCTTATTTATAGTATTACAATCAGTATTTAATGCCAGACTTGGAGAAACTGTTGGCACCTGGCCTTCCAATGTCTTTGTTCATGGATCAGGGTTTTTATTTGCCCTATTTGTTTTGATGATGATAAGCAGACAGGTGCAGTTTGAGAATTTCAGGGAGGTTCCGCCATATTATTTATTAGGAGGAGTTTTTGGGGCGATTATAATATTTTCTGTGATGCAGGGTATTAGCATTTTAGGGGTTAGCTATGCTATTACGATTATAATTGTGACCCAGGTCGTTGGTGGCTTTATTATAGATTATTTTGGATTATTTGGTGAGGCTATAGCAACTGTTAATCTATCAAAGGTTATTGGATTGATTTTGATGATAGTCGGGTTGATTATGTATCAGTTGAGTTAA
- a CDS encoding aspartate/glutamate racemase family protein → MALIKSPNTNQVSFGEGIGIILLKTVTPTIPGDVACALSYDYPVRYKVIEEATISEMFADPTRLLEQFIEAGKELENAGVKAVTGDCGFMAVLQDEMAKALNIPVFMSSLLQIPLMDRMMGGQEKIGVITANSESLGKKHFDGVGISSETQERLVIGGMENKPGFKRYILDERPELDPEIMEDEMVEMARELVDEEGVGAFLVECSVLPPYSPAIQRATNLPVFDFITLIDHVYSGVVQTDQVFYKHK, encoded by the coding sequence ATGGCTTTAATTAAATCTCCAAATACTAATCAGGTAAGCTTTGGTGAGGGTATTGGTATTATATTGTTAAAGACTGTAACTCCAACTATTCCAGGTGATGTTGCCTGTGCTTTAAGTTATGATTATCCAGTTAGATATAAGGTTATAGAAGAGGCAACAATTTCTGAGATGTTTGCTGATCCGACCAGGCTGTTAGAGCAGTTTATTGAAGCAGGTAAAGAGCTGGAGAATGCAGGGGTAAAGGCTGTAACCGGTGACTGTGGCTTTATGGCTGTTCTCCAGGATGAAATGGCTAAGGCTTTAAATATTCCTGTCTTTATGTCATCATTATTACAGATCCCCTTGATGGACAGGATGATGGGTGGTCAGGAAAAGATTGGTGTTATAACTGCTAATTCTGAATCACTTGGCAAAAAACATTTTGATGGGGTTGGAATTAGCTCTGAGACTCAGGAGAGGCTGGTTATCGGTGGGATGGAGAATAAACCAGGCTTTAAAAGATATATCCTTGATGAGAGGCCAGAGCTTGACCCTGAGATAATGGAAGATGAGATGGTTGAGATGGCTAGAGAACTGGTAGATGAAGAGGGGGTTGGAGCATTTCTTGTGGAATGCAGTGTATTGCCGCCATATTCCCCGGCAATCCAGAGAGCAACTAATCTACCGGTATTTGACTTTATAACTCTAATAGACCATGTTTATTCAGGAGTTGTGCAGACGGACCAGGTTTTTTATAAGCATAAATAA